A region from the Actinomycetes bacterium genome encodes:
- a CDS encoding TIGR03619 family F420-dependent LLM class oxidoreductase, translated as MPVEFGLAVENFTPASKRPSTGRILAYASAAESLGYRSLWVWDHLFLGSRRPFPFLESMSTLAALATRTSTVTLGTGVLVLPLRNPVVLAKVAATVDLLSGGRLSLGVAAGWYEREFQACGIPFRARGRLFERNLEILDRLWREPEVRGVWDDLDLRGVVMLPRPASQPRPQVLIGGYVDRVLRRVATMGDGWLTYFYTTQSFRSAWARIRDHAAEAGRDPDSLTNVAQLPICVSSSFEDADRRIRAFVGAYFDVAEWSESTPDSAIRGTPGQCAEQLAEHVAAGERHIVFVPCDYALEQVERVAAEVLPALQPGRLAERRQAAGVEERT; from the coding sequence ATGCCTGTCGAGTTCGGCCTGGCGGTCGAGAACTTCACCCCCGCGAGCAAGCGCCCGAGTACCGGCCGGATCCTCGCCTACGCGAGCGCGGCGGAGTCGCTTGGCTACCGCTCGCTGTGGGTGTGGGACCACCTGTTCCTCGGCAGCCGGCGCCCCTTCCCGTTCCTCGAGTCGATGTCCACCCTGGCGGCGCTGGCCACCCGAACCTCGACGGTGACCCTGGGCACGGGCGTGCTGGTGCTGCCGTTGCGCAACCCGGTGGTCCTCGCCAAGGTCGCCGCCACGGTGGACCTGCTCTCCGGGGGCCGGCTCTCCCTGGGCGTGGCCGCAGGCTGGTACGAGCGGGAGTTCCAGGCCTGCGGCATCCCCTTCCGGGCGCGTGGCCGGCTGTTCGAGCGAAATCTCGAAATTCTCGACCGGCTGTGGCGGGAGCCCGAGGTCAGGGGCGTCTGGGACGATCTCGACCTGCGGGGGGTGGTGATGCTGCCGCGGCCGGCCAGCCAGCCGCGCCCGCAGGTGCTCATCGGCGGCTACGTCGACCGGGTCCTGCGGCGGGTCGCGACCATGGGCGACGGCTGGCTGACGTACTTCTACACCACACAGAGCTTCCGCTCGGCCTGGGCGAGGATCCGCGACCACGCCGCCGAGGCAGGCCGCGACCCCGACTCGCTCACGAACGTCGCCCAGCTGCCGATCTGCGTCTCGTCCTCCTTCGAGGACGCCGACCGCCGCATACGGGCGTTCGTCGGTGCGTACTTCGACGTCGCCGAGTGGAGTGAGTCCACGCCCGACAGCGCCATCCGCGGCACGCCCGGGCAGTGCGCCGAGCAGCTCGCCGAGCACGTGGCGGCCGGCGAGCGCCACATCGTGTTCGTGCCCTGCGACTACGCGCTCGAGCAGGTCGAGCGCGTCGCCGCCGAGGTCCTGCCCGCGCTCCAGCCGGGCCGGTTGGCCGAGCGCCGCCAGGCCGCGGGCGTGGAGGAGCGGACCTGA
- a CDS encoding PucR family transcriptional regulator ligand-binding domain-containing protein, with product MPTLSAAQVLAGHTGLHRVVQRLNVMTVPDILPWVKENEFLLATGYPLPRSAAELAELVSALDACGLAALGVKLGNYIEALPRAMLQRADQLDFPIIDIPRHVGFDDILSQALTDIINRQSAVLARAEEIHRVFMRIVLDGGGLPEITEKLSQLIEGAVVVLADDGRVLAEARLAEVAELLATAGLLGEDGRIVVGDAIVPETRVQASGDVRWALAPVLAGSMRHGRILAVEGERPLRHDVLIALERASTVIALDAAKKLAVTAVERKFQSDFLHELLSGRVRNVREVLNRATSLGWCLDRPLVVIVAELERAPGDELSDLEEQRLRARLTDGWTYAVHDCDPGAAAAGFATELVAIVGAPDHRSVGAPDHRSSVGAPDHRVVGAPDHRDLAETAVSLSRSIAAGVARRSRRVLSVGVSRPVAAPVELATAYDQATKAMQIGRRIHGPGTVTRFDSLGVFRLLSLIDDTEELRSFAFESLGPLLLLAPAERDDLLRTLEALVECNLNVARAARRLYFHYNTLRYRITKLERLLGPFTTDPNRCLQIALALQILRIREVLQDMPHQLRAPDAGHADQELAGWAGTAGDGRTVAPLH from the coding sequence CTGCCGACGCTGTCGGCCGCGCAGGTCCTCGCGGGCCATACCGGCCTGCACCGGGTCGTGCAGCGCCTGAACGTGATGACGGTGCCCGACATCCTCCCGTGGGTGAAGGAGAACGAGTTCCTGCTGGCGACCGGCTATCCGCTGCCGCGCTCGGCCGCTGAGCTGGCAGAACTGGTGTCGGCGCTGGACGCCTGCGGCCTGGCGGCGCTCGGCGTGAAGCTCGGAAACTACATCGAGGCGCTGCCGCGGGCGATGCTGCAGCGCGCCGACCAGCTCGACTTTCCCATCATCGACATCCCGCGGCACGTCGGCTTCGACGACATCCTCAGCCAGGCGCTCACCGACATCATCAACCGGCAGTCGGCAGTCCTGGCACGCGCCGAGGAGATCCACCGCGTCTTCATGCGGATCGTCCTCGACGGTGGCGGTCTCCCCGAGATCACCGAGAAGCTCTCCCAGCTCATCGAGGGTGCGGTGGTGGTGCTGGCCGACGACGGACGGGTGCTGGCGGAGGCACGGCTGGCGGAGGTCGCTGAGTTGCTGGCCACCGCGGGGCTGCTCGGAGAGGACGGGCGGATCGTCGTCGGCGACGCGATCGTCCCAGAGACCCGCGTGCAGGCCTCTGGGGACGTGCGCTGGGCGCTCGCGCCGGTGCTGGCCGGTTCGATGCGCCACGGCCGCATCCTTGCCGTCGAGGGTGAGCGGCCGCTCCGGCATGACGTGCTGATCGCCCTGGAGCGCGCCTCCACCGTGATTGCGCTGGACGCGGCGAAGAAGCTCGCGGTCACGGCGGTGGAGAGGAAGTTCCAGTCCGATTTTCTCCACGAGCTGCTCAGCGGCAGGGTGCGGAACGTGCGGGAGGTCTTGAACCGCGCGACGTCGCTCGGATGGTGCCTGGACCGGCCACTGGTCGTGATCGTCGCAGAGCTCGAGCGGGCCCCGGGGGACGAACTCTCCGACCTGGAGGAGCAGCGGCTGCGCGCACGGCTCACCGACGGCTGGACCTACGCGGTGCACGACTGTGACCCTGGCGCTGCCGCGGCCGGCTTCGCCACCGAACTCGTCGCCATTGTTGGCGCGCCCGACCACCGCAGTGTTGGCGCACCCGATCACCGCAGTAGTGTTGGCGCACCCGACCACCGCGTTGTTGGCGCGCCCGACCACCGCGACCTGGCCGAGACGGCGGTGTCGCTGTCTCGCTCGATCGCGGCCGGTGTGGCGCGGCGCAGCCGCCGGGTCCTCTCCGTTGGAGTCAGCCGTCCGGTCGCCGCGCCGGTCGAGCTCGCCACCGCCTACGACCAGGCCACCAAGGCGATGCAGATCGGCCGGCGCATCCACGGTCCGGGTACCGTCACCCGCTTCGACAGCCTCGGGGTGTTCCGACTGCTGAGTCTGATCGACGACACCGAGGAGCTGCGCTCGTTCGCGTTCGAGAGCCTCGGGCCGTTGCTGCTCCTCGCCCCGGCCGAGCGCGACGACCTGCTGCGAACCCTCGAGGCGCTGGTGGAATGCAACCTCAACGTGGCCAGGGCGGCACGGCGGCTGTACTTCCACTACAACACGCTCAGGTATCGCATCACGAAGCTGGAGCGGCTGCTCGGCCCCTTCACGACCGACCCGAACCGCTGCCTCCAGATTGCGCTGGCACTCCAGATCCTCCGCATCCGCGAGGTGCTCCAAGACATGCCCCACCAGCTCCGGGCCCCGGACGCGGGACACGCCGACCAGGAACTTGCGGGATGGGCCGGGACGGCTGGGGACGGGCGGACGGTCGCACCGCTGCATTGA